The Lonchura striata isolate bLonStr1 chromosome 5, bLonStr1.mat, whole genome shotgun sequence genome window below encodes:
- the GOLT1B gene encoding vesicle transport protein GOT1B isoform X3, giving the protein MISLSDTQKIGMGLTGFGVFFLFFGMILFFDKALLAIGNVLFVAGLSFVIGLERTFRFFFQKHKMKATGFFLGGVLIVLIGWPLIGMILEIYGFFLLFRGFFPVVVGFIRRVPVLGYLLNLPGISSPT; this is encoded by the exons agaTTGGAATGGGACTAACAGGCTTTGGagtgtttttcctcttctttggAATGATACTCTTCTTTGACAAAGCTCTTTTGGCTATTGGAAAT GTTTTATTTGTGGCCGGCTTGTCTTTTGTTATCGGTTTAGAAAGAACATTTAGATTCTTCTTTCAAAAACACAAAATGAAAGCAACGGGCTTCTTCCTGGGTGGTGTGCTCATAGTTCTCATTGGTTGGCCTTTAATAGGAATGATCCTGGAGATTTATGGGTTCTTCCTATTGTTCAG GGGGTTCTTTCCTGTGGTGGTTGGCTTTATTAGAAGAGTTCCAGTTCTTGGATATCTCTTGAATTTACCTGGTATAAGCTCG CCTACGTAG
- the GOLT1B gene encoding vesicle transport protein GOT1B isoform X2 — protein MISLSDTQKIGMGLTGFGVFFLFFGMILFFDKALLAIGNVLFVAGLSFVIGLERTFRFFFQKHKMKATGFFLGGVLIVLIGWPLIGMILEIYGFFLLFRGFFPVVVGFIRRVPVLGYLLNLPGISSLVDKVGESNNMV, from the exons agaTTGGAATGGGACTAACAGGCTTTGGagtgtttttcctcttctttggAATGATACTCTTCTTTGACAAAGCTCTTTTGGCTATTGGAAAT GTTTTATTTGTGGCCGGCTTGTCTTTTGTTATCGGTTTAGAAAGAACATTTAGATTCTTCTTTCAAAAACACAAAATGAAAGCAACGGGCTTCTTCCTGGGTGGTGTGCTCATAGTTCTCATTGGTTGGCCTTTAATAGGAATGATCCTGGAGATTTATGGGTTCTTCCTATTGTTCAG GGGGTTCTTTCCTGTGGTGGTTGGCTTTATTAGAAGAGTTCCAGTTCTTGGATATCTCTTGAATTTACCTGGTATAAGCTCG CTTGTAGATAAAGTTGGAGAAAGCAACAACATGGTATAA
- the GOLT1B gene encoding vesicle transport protein GOT1B isoform X1: protein MISLSDTQKIGMGLTGFGVFFLFFGMILFFDKALLAIGNVLFVAGLSFVIGLERTFRFFFQKHKMKATGFFLGGVLIVLIGWPLIGMILEIYGFFLLFRGFFPVVVGFIRRVPVLGYLLNLPGISSVSLVLHVTTEACSGFHSTDITLVEMHQK, encoded by the exons agaTTGGAATGGGACTAACAGGCTTTGGagtgtttttcctcttctttggAATGATACTCTTCTTTGACAAAGCTCTTTTGGCTATTGGAAAT GTTTTATTTGTGGCCGGCTTGTCTTTTGTTATCGGTTTAGAAAGAACATTTAGATTCTTCTTTCAAAAACACAAAATGAAAGCAACGGGCTTCTTCCTGGGTGGTGTGCTCATAGTTCTCATTGGTTGGCCTTTAATAGGAATGATCCTGGAGATTTATGGGTTCTTCCTATTGTTCAG GGGGTTCTTTCCTGTGGTGGTTGGCTTTATTAGAAGAGTTCCAGTTCTTGGATATCTCTTGAATTTACCTGGTATAAGCTCGGTAAGTTTGGTACTTCATGTAACAACTGAAGCATGTTCTGGTTTTCATTCCACTGATATAACACTTGTAGAAATGCatcaaaaataa